From Streptomyces sp. 6-11-2, one genomic window encodes:
- a CDS encoding MFS transporter, translating to MNAGIQRGAIAAVQVLGLAVWLSMSAVVPTLRGEWGLDSADAVWLTASVQLGFVTGALTSAALTLADRLPPQRLLAGGAAAAAVCTVLLALSVDRFAAAVPLRFVTGVCLAGVYPVGMKLMASWAHGAARGKSMGVLIAALTLGSTLPHLIAGVGSLPWRGVLLVASAAGLLASCIALAFIRVGPHAAPAAPARNPRYALTMFTQRGPRSANLGYFGHMWELYALWTWIPAFLAATDSAGHLPGSVEVTVFLTMGVGGVVGCLLGGWGADRFGRPPAAIAALVTSGLCCLLSPLLVHSPPALVVAFCVLWGAAVIADSGVFSTALSEVADSRYIGTALTAQTAIGFALTVVSIQLIPLLADAVGWRYAFLLLGPGPLAGALAMRALRTGTGPTERAGRGRTALRL from the coding sequence ATGAACGCCGGCATACAGCGCGGCGCGATCGCCGCCGTACAGGTACTCGGCCTCGCTGTCTGGCTCTCCATGTCCGCGGTGGTTCCCACACTGCGCGGCGAGTGGGGGCTCGACTCCGCCGACGCCGTATGGCTGACCGCGTCGGTCCAACTCGGGTTCGTCACCGGCGCGCTCACCTCCGCCGCTCTCACCCTCGCCGACCGTCTTCCGCCCCAGCGCCTTCTCGCCGGCGGCGCCGCCGCGGCCGCCGTGTGCACGGTGCTGCTGGCCCTGTCGGTCGATCGGTTCGCCGCGGCCGTTCCGCTCCGCTTCGTGACCGGTGTGTGCCTGGCCGGTGTCTATCCGGTCGGCATGAAACTCATGGCTTCCTGGGCGCACGGCGCCGCACGCGGCAAGTCCATGGGGGTTCTCATCGCCGCCCTGACGCTCGGGTCGACCCTTCCGCACCTCATCGCCGGCGTCGGGTCACTGCCCTGGCGGGGCGTTCTCCTGGTCGCGTCGGCCGCCGGGCTCCTGGCCTCCTGCATCGCGCTGGCCTTCATCCGCGTCGGCCCCCATGCCGCCCCGGCCGCGCCCGCCCGCAACCCCCGCTACGCCCTGACCATGTTCACCCAGCGCGGCCCCCGCTCGGCCAACCTCGGCTACTTCGGGCACATGTGGGAGCTCTACGCCCTGTGGACCTGGATCCCCGCCTTTCTCGCCGCCACGGACAGCGCCGGTCACCTCCCCGGATCGGTCGAGGTCACCGTGTTCCTCACCATGGGGGTCGGCGGCGTCGTCGGCTGTCTGCTCGGCGGCTGGGGCGCCGACCGCTTCGGCCGCCCTCCCGCCGCCATCGCGGCCCTGGTCACCAGTGGCCTGTGCTGTCTGCTCTCCCCACTGCTCGTCCACTCCCCGCCGGCCCTCGTGGTCGCGTTCTGCGTCCTCTGGGGCGCCGCCGTGATCGCCGACTCCGGAGTGTTCTCCACCGCCCTCAGCGAGGTCGCCGACTCCCGCTACATCGGAACGGCCCTCACGGCCCAGACCGCGATCGGGTTCGCCCTCACCGTCGTCAGCATCCAGCTGATCCCCCTCCTCGCCGACGCCGTCGGCTGGCGTTACGCGTTCCTCCTCCTGGGCCCCGGCCCCTTGGCCGGCGCCCTCGCCATGCGCGCCCTGAGAACCGGAACCGGCCCCACCGAGCGTGCGGGACGAGGGCGTACCGCCCTGCGGCTCTGA
- a CDS encoding SulP family inorganic anion transporter, which produces MRRDPRRDLLAGLTVAIVALPLALGFGVSSGLGAEAGLATAVVAGALAAVFGGSNLQVSGPTGAMTVVLVPIVGQYRPAAVLTVGLMAGVMLVALAALRAGRYMQYVPAPVIEGFTLGIAGVIGLQQVPNALGVPKPEGDKVLVITWHAVEEFVKAPDWTAVGLAVSVVVLMLAGARWRPTVPFSVVAVIAATVVAQVAGLGAKPIGDLPAGLPAPSLSFLDPGSLGSLLAPAVAVAALAALESLMSAAAADAMTVGQRHDPDRELLGQGLANIAAPLFGGVPATGAIARTAVNVRTGARSRLAALTHAAVLAVIVFAAAPLVSKIPLAALAGVLLATAIRMVEVGSLKAMARATRSDAVILVLTAAATLALDLVYAVIIGLITAGALALRAVAKEARFDQVSLDRGDHTDEEHQLLAEHIVAYRIDGPLFFAAAHRFLLELTEVADVKVVVLRMSRVSTMDATGALVLKDAMEKLNRRGILVLASGIRPEQRQVLDSVGALELLQHEGRDYVHTPEAIHAARDHLHLAGVLPAEPTAPAGQWRDRTREDRAHVLDE; this is translated from the coding sequence ATGCGGCGTGATCCGCGCCGTGACCTGCTCGCCGGGCTGACGGTGGCGATCGTGGCGCTGCCGCTCGCCCTCGGCTTCGGGGTGTCTTCCGGGCTCGGTGCCGAGGCGGGTCTGGCGACCGCGGTGGTCGCCGGCGCGCTGGCCGCCGTGTTCGGCGGGTCGAATCTCCAGGTGTCGGGGCCGACCGGGGCGATGACCGTGGTCCTGGTGCCGATCGTCGGCCAGTACCGTCCGGCCGCCGTTCTCACGGTGGGCCTGATGGCCGGCGTGATGCTCGTCGCCCTCGCCGCGCTCAGGGCCGGGCGCTACATGCAGTACGTGCCGGCACCCGTCATCGAGGGCTTCACGCTCGGCATCGCCGGAGTGATCGGGCTGCAGCAGGTGCCGAACGCGCTGGGCGTGCCCAAACCCGAGGGTGACAAGGTCCTCGTCATCACCTGGCACGCGGTCGAGGAGTTCGTGAAGGCGCCGGACTGGACCGCCGTGGGGCTCGCGGTGTCCGTCGTCGTGCTCATGCTCGCCGGTGCGCGGTGGCGGCCCACCGTGCCGTTCTCCGTCGTCGCCGTGATCGCCGCCACGGTCGTGGCCCAGGTCGCCGGGCTGGGCGCGAAGCCGATCGGCGACCTGCCCGCGGGACTGCCCGCGCCTTCCCTCTCCTTCCTCGACCCCGGCTCGCTCGGCTCACTGCTCGCCCCGGCCGTGGCGGTGGCCGCGCTGGCCGCGCTGGAGTCGCTGATGTCCGCGGCCGCCGCCGACGCGATGACGGTGGGGCAGCGCCACGACCCGGACCGGGAGCTGCTCGGCCAGGGGCTGGCCAACATCGCCGCCCCGCTGTTCGGCGGCGTCCCGGCCACCGGAGCCATCGCACGCACCGCCGTCAACGTCCGCACGGGCGCCCGCTCCCGGCTGGCCGCCCTCACCCACGCCGCCGTCCTCGCGGTGATCGTCTTCGCGGCGGCTCCCCTGGTGTCGAAGATCCCGCTGGCGGCGCTGGCCGGCGTGCTGCTGGCGACCGCGATCCGCATGGTCGAGGTCGGCTCGCTGAAGGCGATGGCCCGGGCCACCCGGTCCGACGCGGTGATCCTTGTCCTGACAGCGGCCGCGACGCTGGCTCTGGACCTGGTGTACGCCGTGATCATCGGCCTGATCACGGCCGGGGCCCTCGCCCTGCGGGCCGTGGCGAAGGAGGCCCGCTTCGACCAGGTGTCCCTCGACCGGGGGGACCACACCGACGAGGAGCACCAACTGCTCGCCGAGCACATCGTCGCCTACCGCATCGACGGTCCGCTGTTCTTCGCCGCCGCGCACCGCTTCCTGTTGGAGCTGACCGAGGTGGCGGACGTGAAGGTCGTCGTCCTGCGGATGTCGCGGGTGTCCACGATGGACGCCACCGGCGCCCTCGTCCTGAAGGACGCGATGGAGAAGCTGAACCGGCGCGGCATTCTCGTCCTGGCCTCCGGGATCCGTCCCGAGCAGCGGCAGGTGCTCGACTCCGTCGGCGCTTTGGAACTGCTTCAGCACGAGGGCCGCGACTACGTCCATACGCCCGAGGCGATCCACGCCGCACGCGATCACCTGCACCTGGCCGGAGTCCTGCCGGCCGAGCCGACGGCACCGGCTGGACAGTGGCGCGACAGGACACGCGAGGATAGGGCGCATGTTCTTGACGAGTAG
- a CDS encoding SAM-dependent methyltransferase: MCARAFPEFAAVALPQRGFLVRAVRFMARDASIRHAHADALLSSTPQGKCAYLDADVRDSRKVLTQAAWTLDLDRPAGGLPHRPGGRITLP, translated from the coding sequence ATGTGTGCGCGGGCATTCCCCGAATTCGCGGCCGTCGCCCTGCCGCAACGCGGCTTCCTGGTGCGGGCGGTGCGGTTCATGGCACGCGACGCGAGCATCCGGCACGCCCACGCCGACGCGCTGTTGTCCAGCACGCCACAGGGAAAGTGCGCCTACCTCGACGCCGATGTGCGCGATTCGCGAAAGGTCCTCACCCAGGCGGCCTGGACGCTGGACCTCGACCGGCCCGCCGGAGGACTTCCTCACAGGCCGGGGGGCCGGATCACGCTGCCGTGA
- a CDS encoding amidohydrolase family protein, which yields MNDHRTAPGEVRRFWGRLGLTGLVDVHTHFMPERVLHKVWDYFDAQGPLTGGLEWPIAYRKDEAARTAALREFGVRAFTAMLYPHKPGMARWLNGWAADFARRTPDCLHTATLYPEPDVETYVREAVEAGARVFKAHVQVGAYDPADELLQQAWGLLAEARIPVVIHCGSGPAPGKHTGPEPIARVLARHPELRLIVAHMGMPEYEDFLGLAERYGQVRLDTTMAFTDFTEGFMPFPRRALPRLAALGDRVLLGSDFPNIPYPYVHQLDALERLGLGPEWLRAVCHDNAAGLFGL from the coding sequence ATGAACGATCACCGCACGGCACCCGGTGAGGTCCGCCGTTTCTGGGGCCGGCTCGGTCTCACCGGGCTGGTCGACGTCCATACGCACTTCATGCCCGAGCGCGTCCTGCACAAGGTCTGGGACTACTTCGACGCGCAGGGACCGCTGACCGGTGGGCTCGAGTGGCCGATCGCCTACCGGAAGGACGAGGCGGCTCGTACGGCCGCTCTGCGGGAGTTCGGCGTCAGGGCCTTCACCGCGATGCTCTACCCGCACAAACCAGGCATGGCCCGGTGGCTGAACGGATGGGCGGCCGACTTCGCCCGTCGCACCCCCGACTGCCTGCACACCGCCACCCTGTACCCCGAGCCGGACGTCGAGACGTACGTCCGCGAGGCCGTCGAAGCGGGCGCCCGCGTGTTCAAGGCGCATGTACAGGTGGGGGCCTACGACCCGGCCGACGAACTTCTCCAGCAGGCATGGGGGTTGCTCGCCGAGGCGCGGATCCCGGTGGTGATCCACTGCGGCTCGGGGCCCGCCCCTGGCAAGCACACCGGCCCCGAGCCGATCGCCCGGGTGCTGGCGCGGCACCCGGAACTGCGCCTGATCGTCGCGCACATGGGGATGCCCGAGTACGAGGACTTCCTCGGCCTCGCCGAGCGGTACGGGCAGGTGCGGCTGGACACGACGATGGCGTTCACCGACTTCACCGAGGGATTCATGCCGTTCCCGCGCCGGGCCCTGCCCCGGCTCGCGGCGCTCGGCGACCGCGTCCTGCTCGGCTCCGACTTCCCCAACATCCCCTATCCCTACGTACATCAGCTCGACGCCCTGGAGCGGCTGGGGCTCGGACCGGAGTGGCTGCGGGCCGTGTGCCACGACAACGCGGCAGGACTGTTCGGGCTGTGA
- a CDS encoding dihydrofolate reductase family protein has translation MAQLLRVQNFNVSRDGIGAGEDQSFESPFGHVHPEKLFAWAGATASWPMRTDPGGSRGLDDYFTRDYARNIGAEIMGRNKFGPQRGPWSDHDWRGWWGEEPPFRTPVFVMTHHKRPSFTLSDTTFHFVDGDPATVLGRAKEAAQGKDVRLGGGVTTVRQFLDAGLVDTMHVAVSPVKLGSGLRLWESPDELLDRFHLEVVPSPSGVTHHLFWRK, from the coding sequence ATGGCTCAGCTACTGAGGGTGCAGAACTTCAACGTCTCCCGTGACGGAATCGGTGCCGGGGAGGACCAGAGCTTCGAGAGTCCGTTCGGCCACGTCCACCCCGAGAAGCTGTTCGCCTGGGCCGGCGCCACGGCGAGCTGGCCCATGCGCACCGACCCCGGGGGGAGCCGGGGCCTCGACGACTACTTCACGCGGGACTACGCGCGCAACATCGGCGCCGAGATCATGGGCCGCAACAAGTTCGGGCCCCAGCGGGGGCCCTGGTCCGACCATGACTGGCGCGGCTGGTGGGGTGAGGAGCCCCCGTTCCGCACCCCGGTGTTCGTCATGACGCACCACAAGCGTCCTTCGTTCACGCTCTCCGACACCACCTTCCACTTCGTCGACGGCGACCCGGCCACGGTCCTCGGTCGGGCGAAGGAGGCGGCGCAGGGCAAGGACGTACGACTCGGCGGCGGGGTGACCACCGTCCGGCAGTTCCTCGACGCCGGCCTCGTCGACACCATGCACGTCGCCGTCTCCCCGGTGAAGCTCGGCTCCGGGCTGCGGCTCTGGGAGTCACCCGACGAGTTGCTCGACCGGTTCCACCTCGAGGTCGTGCCCAGCCCGAGCGGCGTGACGCACCACCTGTTCTGGCGGAAGTGA
- a CDS encoding DNA-binding protein → MASTSDQHTDPFTPPHPEQARARRVYASLLRIAERHAATDEQRRRQVHPSVVAPHEAVRLVSFLLSGAAQPDDGEPEVDRADITAALSLVPLVRGEMDELETGLLQMARGRGMTWQEIAFGLGLGTPQAARQRYERLAGRAAADAENPE, encoded by the coding sequence ATGGCGTCGACTTCTGATCAGCACACCGACCCCTTCACGCCTCCGCATCCGGAGCAGGCGCGGGCGCGGCGCGTCTACGCGTCCCTGCTCCGGATCGCCGAGCGGCACGCTGCTACCGACGAGCAACGCCGGCGACAGGTCCACCCCTCGGTCGTCGCGCCGCACGAGGCCGTCCGACTCGTGTCGTTCCTGCTCAGCGGGGCGGCACAGCCGGATGACGGCGAACCGGAGGTGGATCGGGCCGACATCACGGCCGCGTTGAGTCTCGTCCCGCTGGTTCGCGGGGAAATGGACGAACTGGAGACCGGACTGCTCCAGATGGCACGAGGCCGTGGCATGACCTGGCAGGAGATCGCCTTCGGGCTCGGGCTCGGCACCCCGCAGGCGGCCAGGCAGCGGTACGAGCGACTGGCCGGGCGTGCCGCAGCCGACGCGGAGAACCCGGAGTAG
- a CDS encoding PadR family transcriptional regulator yields MRSSPLGLTVLSLLHMQPLHPYGIQRLIKQWGKDQVVNVSQRASLYRTIDRLLDAELIAVRETSRDQQYPERTVYEVTDAGRAATREWLREMLAAPRAEYPEFPAALSFTMMLLPQELQADLTTRAAQVRAQLTELDTAAEAARRMTLPRITMLEDEYRRAVLTAELDWLDTVTSDLRSGALTWDYETLAALARDTF; encoded by the coding sequence ATGCGCAGCTCCCCACTCGGCCTCACCGTTCTCTCGCTGCTGCACATGCAGCCGCTGCACCCGTACGGCATCCAGCGACTGATCAAGCAGTGGGGAAAGGACCAGGTCGTCAACGTCAGTCAGCGGGCAAGCCTGTACCGGACCATCGACCGGCTCCTCGACGCCGAGCTGATCGCGGTGCGCGAGACCAGCCGGGACCAGCAGTACCCCGAACGCACCGTCTACGAGGTGACGGATGCCGGCCGCGCGGCGACGCGTGAGTGGCTGCGGGAGATGCTGGCCGCCCCGCGGGCGGAGTACCCGGAGTTCCCTGCCGCGCTCTCGTTCACCATGATGCTGCTGCCGCAGGAGCTGCAGGCCGACCTGACCACCCGGGCCGCGCAGGTGCGGGCCCAGCTCACCGAACTGGACACCGCCGCCGAGGCGGCACGGCGGATGACACTGCCGCGGATCACCATGCTGGAGGACGAGTACCGCCGCGCCGTGCTGACCGCGGAGCTCGACTGGCTCGACACGGTCACGTCCGACCTCCGCTCCGGCGCACTCACCTGGGACTACGAGACGCTGGCCGCCCTGGCCCGGGACACCTTCTGA
- a CDS encoding FxLYD domain-containing protein gives MPRAQTGGVLASLVTITNKTDRKASYAVQVDFVDAQGHVVETRYAGAENLEPGKREQPIVFSRKPPEPKLTPRLAKAERY, from the coding sequence GTGCCCAGGGCACAGACCGGCGGTGTGCTGGCCTCCCTGGTCACCATCACCAACAAGACCGACCGCAAGGCGTCCTACGCCGTGCAGGTCGACTTCGTGGACGCGCAGGGGCACGTGGTCGAGACCCGCTACGCAGGCGCGGAGAACCTGGAACCCGGCAAGCGCGAGCAGCCGATCGTGTTCAGCCGGAAACCTCCCGAGCCCAAGTTGACGCCCCGGCTGGCCAAGGCCGAGCGCTACTGA
- a CDS encoding Gfo/Idh/MocA family protein → MRILIASGVRHARDYVPLLRSLPGMEVIGCADTADSPFAEDSAALARTTGIPLLDLDQGLASCDIALVCSEPTRHVELALRALEADRHVIVDKPAATDTCGAQRLWDAADRSRGLLTAVHRLYSPQLVRARRIVDSGAIGLPLAVDAEWLAAGGLDGTTVERPELVCDPALSGGGELMNFGWYPALAVRHLTGLDVDEVVAFSSAAPHAPLFDGPHGAHGVEDAAVLSLRLRNGVVATATVARTPAGIGPAPVSSTLRVLGSHGHVLADEDAPSVSVRGADGAGVSRQVGGPAGVTALRRLFTEFRDDIRHGRTPLVTAADIHAAVAVVEAALSSARRNGAPVAPAVRTVGTTTGA, encoded by the coding sequence ATGAGGATCCTCATCGCATCCGGAGTCCGGCACGCCCGTGACTACGTGCCGCTGCTGCGGTCCCTGCCCGGCATGGAGGTGATCGGCTGCGCCGACACCGCCGACAGCCCCTTCGCGGAGGACAGTGCCGCCCTCGCCCGTACGACGGGCATTCCGCTGCTCGACCTGGACCAGGGCCTCGCCTCCTGCGACATCGCCCTCGTGTGCAGCGAACCCACGCGGCACGTCGAACTCGCGCTGAGAGCGCTCGAAGCGGACCGCCACGTCATCGTCGACAAGCCCGCCGCGACCGACACCTGTGGCGCGCAGCGCCTGTGGGACGCCGCCGACCGCTCCCGCGGACTGCTCACCGCCGTCCACCGCCTCTACTCCCCCCAGCTCGTACGGGCCCGGCGCATCGTGGACTCCGGCGCGATCGGCCTGCCCCTGGCCGTCGACGCGGAGTGGCTCGCGGCCGGCGGACTCGACGGCACCACGGTCGAGCGCCCCGAACTCGTCTGCGACCCCGCCCTGTCCGGCGGCGGCGAACTGATGAACTTCGGGTGGTATCCGGCCCTGGCGGTCCGGCACCTGACCGGCCTGGACGTGGACGAGGTCGTCGCCTTCAGCAGTGCCGCGCCCCACGCGCCGCTGTTCGACGGCCCGCACGGCGCCCACGGTGTCGAGGACGCGGCGGTGCTCTCGCTCCGCCTGCGCAACGGAGTGGTGGCGACCGCCACCGTGGCCCGCACACCCGCCGGCATCGGCCCGGCCCCTGTCTCGTCCACCCTGCGCGTACTCGGCTCGCACGGCCACGTACTCGCCGACGAGGACGCTCCCTCCGTGTCCGTACGCGGTGCGGACGGCGCCGGCGTCTCCCGCCAGGTCGGCGGACCCGCCGGGGTGACGGCACTGCGCCGGCTGTTCACCGAGTTCCGCGACGACATCCGCCACGGACGCACTCCCCTGGTCACGGCGGCCGACATCCACGCGGCCGTCGCGGTGGTCGAGGCCGCGCTCAGCTCGGCGCGCCGGAACGGCGCCCCCGTCGCTCCGGCCGTCCGCACAGTGGGCACAACCACCGGGGCATGA
- a CDS encoding Gfo/Idh/MocA family protein, translating into MRSVPVPGEAAVPGEPEEPEEPGQKESEDPGQRPRDHRVAVLGAGAIARDHVAALAGVPGMRLAHVVDRHPERAVALAALAEGATWSTDPASAWSDGIDVTAVCTSPESHAEFSVAALQAGRAVLLEKPAALKVADVDRVLAAAEAAGRPLLVAQTARFQPVHLEIARAVADGAIGTPRLAHLTWYTGHVWPGGWRGWQLNPARSGGHVAHNGVHALDLLTWLMDDEPVRVFARPCRTWAPGMPTPDSFQILVRFAGGALATVELCYALAARGTFVRRLVLSGTAGTLHHSSEDEPRAHSAPPVAPASIDGAMTEQTRHLRDVLDGVAAPLTAPHQVRAALAAALAAQLSADEGRPVDVKEVC; encoded by the coding sequence GTGCGCTCTGTCCCCGTGCCCGGAGAGGCCGCCGTGCCCGGAGAGCCCGAAGAACCCGAAGAGCCCGGGCAGAAGGAATCGGAGGACCCCGGACAGCGGCCGCGCGACCATCGCGTGGCCGTCCTCGGTGCCGGTGCCATCGCCCGTGACCACGTCGCCGCGCTGGCAGGTGTCCCGGGAATGCGGCTGGCCCACGTGGTCGACCGGCACCCCGAGCGGGCCGTCGCGCTGGCCGCCCTCGCCGAGGGAGCCACCTGGTCCACCGACCCGGCGAGCGCGTGGTCCGACGGCATCGACGTCACCGCCGTGTGCACCTCCCCCGAATCGCATGCCGAGTTCTCCGTGGCGGCGCTCCAGGCCGGACGCGCCGTCCTCCTGGAGAAGCCCGCCGCGCTGAAGGTGGCCGACGTCGACCGGGTCCTCGCGGCGGCGGAGGCTGCCGGCCGCCCCCTGCTCGTCGCCCAGACGGCCCGCTTCCAGCCCGTCCACCTGGAAATCGCCCGGGCGGTCGCCGACGGCGCGATCGGCACACCCCGCCTGGCCCACCTCACCTGGTACACCGGGCACGTCTGGCCCGGAGGCTGGCGCGGCTGGCAGCTGAACCCGGCCCGCTCCGGAGGCCATGTCGCCCACAACGGCGTGCACGCCCTCGACCTGCTGACCTGGCTCATGGACGACGAGCCGGTCCGCGTCTTCGCCCGCCCCTGCCGCACATGGGCGCCCGGGATGCCGACCCCCGACAGCTTCCAGATCCTCGTACGCTTCGCCGGCGGCGCCCTCGCCACCGTCGAACTGTGCTACGCCCTGGCGGCACGCGGCACGTTCGTCCGCCGGCTCGTGCTGTCGGGCACGGCCGGCACCCTGCACCACAGCAGTGAGGACGAGCCGAGAGCGCACTCCGCGCCGCCGGTCGCCCCCGCCTCGATCGACGGCGCCATGACGGAGCAGACCAGGCACCTGCGCGACGTGCTCGACGGGGTGGCCGCCCCGCTGACCGCGCCCCACCAGGTACGTGCCGCTCTGGCCGCCGCCCTGGCGGCACAGCTCAGCGCGGACGAAGGCCGCCCCGTCGACGTCAAGGAGGTCTGCTGA
- a CDS encoding fic family toxin-antitoxin system, toxin component produces MELHIDVPWILQVAELAGAGDPAPDDYGVPVAAVACHRAELLGTPVYDGPYARAAALVHILGRCRWLERSNMAVAAATGVMYLEASGIPVKPTREDAIALRDLLRDPGCTAKRIAGLLRAWPQAT; encoded by the coding sequence ATGGAACTGCACATCGACGTCCCCTGGATCCTGCAGGTCGCCGAACTCGCGGGAGCGGGGGACCCCGCCCCCGACGACTACGGGGTGCCCGTGGCCGCGGTCGCCTGCCACCGTGCCGAACTGCTGGGAACACCCGTCTACGACGGCCCCTACGCCCGCGCCGCCGCCCTCGTGCACATCCTCGGCCGTTGTCGCTGGCTCGAGCGCTCCAACATGGCCGTGGCCGCGGCGACGGGTGTGATGTACCTGGAGGCCTCCGGCATCCCGGTCAAGCCCACCCGCGAGGACGCCATCGCCCTGCGCGACCTGCTACGCGATCCCGGCTGCACCGCCAAGAGGATCGCCGGCCTGCTGCGCGCCTGGCCGCAGGCCACCTGA
- a CDS encoding NAD(P)/FAD-dependent oxidoreductase, producing MTRTRTAIVVGGGIAGPVAALALRRAGIEATVHESHSTTADGIGGALSVAPNGRAALGLVGLDRVGVPMNAIVLQNHKGRAITELRQPMQFTWRADLHRRLYDLALHQGVPVHHGHELVDVRDSGTGIRAVFADGTTSEEADVLIGADGLRSTVRRLIDPRAPQPRYSGLLGFGARVDGAGPPPTGDRMYMAFGRCAFFGYQTFDDGTGVWFANLPHPYATWQQVRQTPNEEWLRRLGEAFAGDTVPALDLLRRTPPEALVTAGPMEDLPHVPHWHRGRMVLVGDSAHATSPSSGQGASLAAESAVELARALRDLPHSQAFAAYERARRARVERVIAQAARTNSGKAAGAVGRVFRDALLSLFARLATPEKMAWQYDHRIHWDTAVAT from the coding sequence ATGACCCGCACCCGCACCGCCATCGTCGTGGGCGGCGGCATCGCCGGCCCGGTAGCGGCTCTCGCGCTGCGCCGGGCCGGGATCGAGGCCACCGTGCACGAGTCCCACTCCACGACCGCCGACGGCATCGGTGGCGCCCTGAGCGTCGCCCCCAACGGCCGGGCCGCTCTCGGCCTGGTCGGACTCGACCGGGTCGGCGTCCCGATGAACGCCATCGTGCTCCAGAACCACAAGGGCCGGGCCATCACCGAACTTCGCCAGCCCATGCAGTTCACCTGGCGCGCCGACCTCCACAGGCGGCTCTACGACCTGGCCCTGCACCAGGGTGTCCCGGTCCACCACGGCCACGAACTCGTCGACGTCCGCGACAGCGGCACCGGCATCAGGGCCGTCTTCGCCGACGGCACCACCAGCGAGGAGGCCGACGTCCTGATCGGTGCGGACGGCCTGCGCTCCACCGTCCGCCGGCTGATCGACCCCCGGGCTCCCCAGCCGCGCTACTCCGGATTGCTCGGCTTCGGCGCCCGTGTCGACGGCGCCGGACCGCCGCCCACCGGCGACCGGATGTACATGGCCTTCGGGCGCTGCGCCTTCTTCGGGTACCAGACCTTCGACGACGGCACCGGCGTCTGGTTCGCCAACCTCCCCCACCCCTACGCGACGTGGCAGCAGGTGCGGCAGACCCCGAACGAGGAGTGGCTGCGTCGGCTGGGCGAGGCGTTCGCCGGTGACACCGTCCCCGCCCTGGACCTGCTGCGGCGCACCCCGCCCGAAGCCCTGGTCACCGCAGGCCCCATGGAGGACCTGCCGCACGTCCCGCACTGGCACCGCGGCCGGATGGTGCTGGTGGGCGACTCCGCCCACGCCACCTCTCCAAGCTCCGGCCAGGGCGCCTCACTCGCTGCGGAGAGTGCCGTCGAACTCGCCCGCGCGCTCCGGGACCTGCCGCACTCTCAAGCCTTCGCCGCCTACGAGCGCGCCCGCCGCGCCCGGGTCGAGCGGGTCATCGCCCAGGCCGCCCGCACCAACAGCGGGAAGGCCGCCGGGGCTGTCGGCCGGGTGTTCCGCGACGCTCTCCTGTCGCTCTTCGCACGCCTCGCCACCCCCGAGAAGATGGCATGGCAGTACGACCACCGGATCCACTGGGACACCGCCGTCGCCACCTGA
- a CDS encoding metalloregulator ArsR/SmtB family transcription factor gives MSTPLYQLKAEFFKTLGHPARIRVLELLSEREHAVAEMLPEVGIEPAHLSQQLAVLRRANLVRTRKEGSNVYYSLANLEVAELMRVARSILSGVLAGQAELLADLRADQPERKPPPQ, from the coding sequence GTGAGTACGCCCCTGTACCAACTGAAGGCCGAGTTCTTCAAGACGCTCGGACACCCGGCCCGTATCCGCGTCCTGGAGTTGCTGAGCGAGCGCGAGCACGCGGTCGCGGAGATGCTGCCCGAGGTGGGGATCGAACCCGCGCACCTGTCCCAGCAGTTGGCGGTGCTGCGGCGGGCGAACCTGGTGCGGACCCGCAAGGAGGGGTCGAACGTGTACTACTCGCTGGCCAACCTGGAGGTGGCGGAGCTGATGCGGGTGGCCCGCTCGATCCTGTCGGGTGTGCTGGCGGGGCAGGCGGAGCTGCTCGCCGATCTGCGGGCGGACCAGCCGGAGCGGAAGCCGCCGCCGCAGTGA